CCCGAGGTCTCCCTCTTCGCCATCACCGACGGCGAGACAGTCGTCCCGCTCCAGCCCGCCCAGGACTTCAAGCGGGCGCTGGACGGCGACGAGGGCCCGAACACCGGCGGCATGGGCGCGTACTCCCCGCTCCCGTGGGCCGACCCGAAGCTGGTCGAGGAGGTCATGGAGACGGTCCTGCAGCCGACCGTCGACGAGATGCGCCGCCGCGGCGCCCCGTTCTCCGGCCTGCTCTACGCCGGGCTCGCGATCACCTCGCGCGGCGTCCGCGTCATCGAGTTCAACGCCCGCTTCGGCGACCCCGAGACCCAGGTCGTCCTGGCCCGCCTGAAGACGCCGCTGGCCGGCGTCCTGCTGGCCGCCGCCAAGGGCGACCTCGCCGATCTGGCGCCCCTGCGCTGGAGCGACGACGCCGCGGTCACCGTGGTCGTCGCCTCGCACAACTACCCCGGCACCCCGCGCACCGGCGACCCGATCACCGGCCTCGACGAGGTCGCCGCCGAGGACGCCCCGCACGCCTACGTCCTGCACGCCGGCACCAAGCGCGACGGCGACGCCATCGTCAGCGCCGGCGGCCGCGTCCTGTCCGTCACGGCGACCGGCAAGGACCTCACCCAGGCCCGCGACCGCGCGTACAAGGCCGTGGCCCGTATCGAGCTCGACGGCTCCCAGCACCGTACGGACATCGCGGCGAAGGCGGCGGAGGAGGCGTAAAAAGCGCCCGCGCCCACCGCATCCAGACAATCCGCCCCCGCGCAAGACAACCCCGCAGGCCCCGAATCCGTCTCAGGATTCGGGGCCTGGTCCATGCCGGGATCAGGGGCCTGATCCTCGCTGTCCGTCATCCACCTTTCCCCAAAGCCATTCCATCGAGTGACTGCTGCCCCATCCGGCTGACGTGGGCCGGAGCCCCAACTAGGGTGCGGCGCAAGCGTTCCGGCACTTGGCCCACCGGCATTGCGATGTCAGTGGCGGGTGCCACAGTGGGGGAGTGAGCAAAGCCAGGACAGTTCGGACAGCCAGGGCAGCGGGGAGGGGGTGAGGTCCGGCCGTGACCGGTATCGGTGTGGAGGTGGGTGCGCAGTCCGCGCGTGCCCGGGCCCTCGCGGTGCTGCGCATCCGCAGCCGCGCGCTCGCCGTCGCCCTGCTCCCCGCGGCGGTCGCCGTGGTGCTGCTCGTCGGCGCCTCCACCGGCCACCTCGTCGGCCCGGGCTGGCACGCCGCCCGCTGGGTGGTGACCCCCGTCGCCGTCCTCGTCCTGCTCGCCGCCGCCGGTATCGCCCTGGTCGTCGCCCGCGCCCGCCCCGCCGTCAGCCCCACGGTCCCGATAGCCGAGGAGCAGGCCCCGGACCTGTACCGGATGGTGCGCGACCTCGCCGACCGCCTGGGCGTCCCCGCCCCGTCCGCGATAGCGCTCACCCCGGACTGCGACAGCTGGCTGGAGGACCGCACCCATCCGTCCCACGGCCCGCCCCCGGCCGAGGACCGCGACGAGCACGAGGTCAACGGCCTGCGCGGCGGAAGCACCCACGGCGCCCACCGCCGTACGCCCGCCGCCCCCGTCCTGGTCATCGGCTCCCCGTTCCTGTGGTGGATGCGCGTCGGCGAGCTGCGTGCGGTCCTCGCTCCGGTGGTCGCCGGTACGGGACCTTCCGCGCACCCGGACATAGCCCAGGCCCGGCGCTTCGTCCGGGGCCTGGACGCCGCCGTGGCCGTCGCCTCGACGCGCGGCCGTTGCCCCGGCTCGCGGGCGGTGTGCGCGGGCGTCGGCTGGGTCGCGCGGCTGCTGCTGCGCAGCAGCCGGGAGCACGCCACCCAGATGGAGCGGGGGGTGGCCAGCGCCGCCGCCGAGCGTGCACAGGCTGTGGATTACGGACTGCGGATCGTCGCCCAGGAACAGGTCGGGCTGGCGTACGCCGGCTGGGACCGGCTGCTCACCCGCGTGGCGCTGCCCGCCTGGCGGATGGGCCGCTGGCCGTCCCGGCTGGACGCGGGCGTCGTCGCTGCCCTCACCGAGCTGTCCCGCCGGGACCGCCTGGCCGAGGGCTTCGCGTCCCGGCTGGGCGAGCGCCCCGCGTGTGACCTGCTCGAAGAGCCCGGCGTGGTCGACGAGGCCGCCTCACTCCTCGCGGCCCGCCTCTTCCACGGCGGCCCGGCCGAGTCCGGCCCGGACTGGTCCCCGGTGGGCTGGCAGGAGTACCCGGAGGAGGTCGTCGACCGGAAATGGCGCACCGACGCGGCCCGCCTCCACCGCGTCCTCGACGCCCTCGGCGTCCGCCGCACCACCGACGGCACACCCCCGGAGGCGAGCGGCCCGACCCTGGCCCGCGTCATGGACCACCTCTCGGCCGACCACCTCGCGATCCCACCGGACTCCAGGACCGCCCGGCCCGCCGACACCCATGCCGACGCCGACCCCGGCCAGGCCCCCGCCGTCCCGCCCCGACCCCCGAAGCCGCCCAAGGCCCCCTACGCGGCCATGTCCGAGGACGACTCCTCCGACGACCAGGAAACCGAGCGGAGCTCCGCTCTCGCCGCCGGTCTGACCGCCGAACTGGCCCGCGAAGAGGCCGCCGCGCCCGCGGAGCAGACGGCGTCCCCCGACCCCGGCAGCACCCTCCTGGACATCGGCGCGCTCCCCCTCTTCCCGCTCCAGCCACCCCGCACCGCCCGCGAGTTGCTCACCGACCACGTCACGGCGATGGTGTGCTGCGCCGCGATGGACACCGCGGGTGCCGCCCCGGGCCTGGACTGGCTCGACGGCCCCACGCTCCTCATCGACGGCGAGAGAGCGGCCGACCTGACCCCCAGAGTCCTCAGCCTCATCGAGGACGGCGATCCGGTGCCGCTGCGCGCCTGGCTGGTGGAGTCGGGGATACGCCCGGAGAAGCCGGTGCGCCTGGTCTGACGGCTGTTTCACGCCGTATGCGGTCGGAAGCCCCGGTTCCACTTTCGGCCAATTCGCAACGAATAGTGACAGCGTGCGTGCGTAATGTGATGTGCTGGGATCGATAGCGCACATGGCAAGGGCTTGCGACATACGACAGCCGCACAAAAGCCCGCGTCACATGACGGAAACCGCAAGCAGACCGCGAGCACGCCG
Above is a window of Streptomyces sp. DT2A-34 DNA encoding:
- the purD gene encoding phosphoribosylamine--glycine ligase; this encodes MKVLVIGNGAREHALCRSLSLAPDVTALHCAPGNAGIAEVAELHQVDALDGAAVSALATELGADLVVVGPEAPLVAGVADAVREAGIPVFGPSKEAAQLEGSKAFAKDVMAAAGVPTARSYVCTTPDEVADALDAFGAPYVVKDDGLAAGKGVVVTGDIEAAKAHAAGCERVVIEEFLDGPEVSLFAITDGETVVPLQPAQDFKRALDGDEGPNTGGMGAYSPLPWADPKLVEEVMETVLQPTVDEMRRRGAPFSGLLYAGLAITSRGVRVIEFNARFGDPETQVVLARLKTPLAGVLLAAAKGDLADLAPLRWSDDAAVTVVVASHNYPGTPRTGDPITGLDEVAAEDAPHAYVLHAGTKRDGDAIVSAGGRVLSVTATGKDLTQARDRAYKAVARIELDGSQHRTDIAAKAAEEA